One stretch of Orcinus orca chromosome 15, mOrcOrc1.1, whole genome shotgun sequence DNA includes these proteins:
- the LOC101279341 gene encoding LOW QUALITY PROTEIN: PRELI domain-containing protein 2-like (The sequence of the model RefSeq protein was modified relative to this genomic sequence to represent the inferred CDS: deleted 1 base in 1 codon; substituted 1 base at 1 genomic stop codon) — MSKRACVWLVAIWQPTWGSVARGRLTLAHGPWLAAAPGGLSSSCLSTFVSETPPEVASGRLWPSALWILVVMETRHSHWPLEPSLAGGELQQSSVLVEVWLAVTVGVTVDVHEVFKYPFEQVVTGFLRKYLNPMDKNVISVKNVXEKQDVSTGIIYRKRIAVCQSAVPEILRKVNILKVPHIQLEEESWFSPQERNVAIRSHCLTWTQYASVKGESVFWESMKSPNWTEFIQKDGISITGAGFLNCVLETFASTFLRQGAQKGIRITEMLLKEQWCPLS; from the exons ATGAGCAAGCGGGCCTGCGTTTGGTTGGTAGCAATTTGGCAACCAACTTGGGGCTCAGTCGCGCGTGGACGCCTCACCCTGGCGCATGGGCCCTGGCTGGCAGCTGCTCCTGGGGGCCTGTCCAGCAGCTGCCTGAGCACCTTTGTCTCAGAGACGCCCCCAGAAGTGGCCAGCGGGCGTCTCTGGCCCTCGGCGCTTTGGATTTTGGTGGTGATGGAAACAAGACACTCGCACTGGCCATTGGAGCCATCGTTG GCTGGTGGAGAGCTCCAGCAGAGTAGTGTGCTTGTGGAGGTGTGGTTGGCGGTCACCGTGGGGGTCACCGTGGACGTGCACGAGGTGTTCAAGTACCCCTTCGAGCAGGTGGTCACCGGCTTCCTCCGAAAGTATCTGAACCCCATGGATAAAAATGTCATCTCTGTAAAAAAT GTGTAGGAAAAACAGGATGTGTCAACAGGGATCATCTATAGAAAGAGGATTGCAGTCTGTCAGAGTGCGGTTCCAGAAATTTTAAGGAAGGTGAACATTTTAAAGGTGCCTCATATCCAGTTAGAAGAGGAATCGTGGTTCAGTCCTCAGGAAAGGAACGTGGCTATAAGGAGCCACTGTCTTACGTGGACACAATATGCATCCGTGAAGGGAGAGTCTGTCTTCTGGGAAAGTATGAAAAGTCCAAATTGGACAGAGTTCATTCAGAAAGACGGGATTTCAATCACAGGGGCTGGTTTTCTCAACTGCGTTTTGGAAACTTTTGCCAGCACATTTTTAAGACAGGGCGCCCAGAAGGGAATTAGAATAACGGAGATGCTGCTAAAGGAACAGTGGTGCCCCCTTAGCTGA